In a single window of the Arachis hypogaea cultivar Tifrunner chromosome 6, arahy.Tifrunner.gnm2.J5K5, whole genome shotgun sequence genome:
- the LOC112695343 gene encoding F-box/kelch-repeat protein At3g61590, whose product MAGETSWISHYDDDTGRDIGEFGSSLEPGEDGDKQTSVVSVDLILPDDLLERILAYLPVASIFRAGSVCKRWHDIVTSKRFLWNLSHVLHQKPWYFMFTSSDEPIGHAYDPILRKWYGIELPCIGTSNWFIASSCGMVCFMDNDSRSELCVCNPITKRFKKLEDPPGLKFSDYSALAISVSRESQCYTVAIVKSKQVPENFFQWDISIHIYNSEEVTWITPFTEVLLGWRGGDESVICNGVLYFLVYSTGAGLPANRHSLIGYNISNHSSQGSLTRNFIPVPCSLTCGRLMNLKEKLVMVGGIGKPDRPDIIKGIGIWVLNDKKWEDIARVPHKFFQGFGELDDVFASSGADDLIYIQSYGSPVLLIYDMSNKQWKWAQKCPVIKRFPLQLFTGFSFEPRLEIAP is encoded by the coding sequence ATGGCTGGAGAAACTTCATGGATCAGTCACTATGATGATGACACAGGAAGGGATATTGGGGAGTTTGGCTCATCGTTAGAGCCTGGTGAAGATGGTGACAAACAAACAAGTGTTGTCTCTGTGGATCTTATTTTGCCGGATGACTTGTTGGAGCGGATCCTAGCCTACCTTCCTGTTGCAAGCATTTTCAGAGCTGGTTCTGTAtgtaaaagatggcatgatattGTCACTTCAAAGAGGTTTTTATGGAACCTTTCTCATGTTCTACATCAAAAACCTTGGTACTTCATGTTTACAAGCTCTGATGAACCAATCGGTCATGCATATGATCCCATCCTACGGAAATGGTATGGCATTGAACTTCCCTGCATTGGCACTTCAAATTGGTTCATTGCTTCATCATGTGGTATGGTTTGCTTCATGGACAATGACAGCCGAAGTGAATTGTGTGTATGCAACCCTATTACCAAAAGGTTCAAGAAGCTGGAGGACCCTCCGGGTTTAAAATTTTCTGATTACAGTGCACTAGCAATCTCAGTTAGTAGGGAATCTCAGTGTTATACAGTGGCAATTGTAAAATCCAAGCAAGTCCCTGAGAACTTTTTCCAGTGGGATATCTCAATTCATATATACAATTCTGAAGAAGTGACTTGGATAACACCTTTCACCGAAGTTTTGTTAGGGTGGAGAGGTGGTGACGAGAGTGTAATATGTAATGGGGTGCTATACTTTTTGGTTTACTCAACAGGGGCAGGTCTACCTGCAAATCGCCATTCCCTAATTGGATATAACATCTCCAACCATTCTTCTCAAGGTAGCTTAACAAGGAACTTTATTCCAGTACCTTGTTCTCTGACATGTGGCCGTTTGATGAATCTAAAGGAAAAGCTTGTAATGGTGGGAGGTATTGGTAAACCAGATAGACCTGACATAATCAAAGGAATTGGAATCTGGGTTCTAAACGATAAGAAGTGGGAAGATATTGCACGAGTGCCTCACAAATTCTTCCAAGGCTTTGGAGAGCTTGATGATGTTTTTGCCAGCAGTGGCGCAGATGATCTCATATATATTCAAAGTTATGGATCTCCTGTGCTGCTTATATATGACATGAGCAATAAACAATGGAAATGGGCACAGAAGTGCCCTGTGATAAAAAGGTTCCCACTTCAGCTTTTCACAGGTTTTTCCTTTGAGCCTAGGCTTGAAATTGCTCCATAG